In Blautia sp. SC05B48, a single genomic region encodes these proteins:
- a CDS encoding helix-turn-helix domain-containing protein codes for MKFQRIQDLRTDADLSQRELSEILHISQRSYSHYETGSRNIPIEMLIRLANYYDTSIDYLVGRTDRKKMIK; via the coding sequence ATGAAATTTCAGCGTATTCAGGATTTACGTACAGACGCGGATCTGTCCCAGAGAGAATTAAGTGAGATTCTTCATATCAGTCAGCGTTCTTATTCCCATTATGAAACGGGATCCCGTAATATTCCTATCGAAATGCTTATCCGGCTGGCAAATTATTACGACACCAGCATCGATTATCTCGTCGGCCGCACAGACCGCAAAAAAATGATCAAATAA
- a CDS encoding YifB family Mg chelatase-like AAA ATPase translates to MYLFASVLSAAIYGMEVREIQVEADVSDGLPSFAMVGFPSAQVREAQERVRTAFKNNRLCLPPKKVTVNFAPADMKKEGAGFDLPVAAAVLAAAGILEPDLLEGVMIVGEISLNGEIHGVAGVLPRVIRAREMGLRFCVIPEENIREGNLVKDMPVFGVKSLNDMIRCLRDPNTYTNEYQEKEKTENKPEKPNVDFADICGQEGARRAAEIAVSGFHNILFIGPPGSGKTMLARRLPTIMPEMTFEESLEITKVYSVAGLLTEKDPLIRQRPFRSPHHTSSPQALAGGGRIPGPGEITLAHRGVLFLDEMPEFSRKSLEILRQPLEDKEIHLSRAAGTYIFPASFMLAAAMNPCPCGFYPDMNRCRCTSGEITHYLGKISQPLLERIDICTEVPAVSFSKMKKKIAGESSAQIRKRVEAVQEIQRERYKKEKFCFNGELDGRKLEKYCVMTGGADKLLEQAYEQFQFSTRAYHKILKTARTIADMESSEKIKEEHICEALAYRAYDKKYWS, encoded by the coding sequence ATGTATTTGTTTGCGAGTGTTTTATCAGCAGCGATCTACGGAATGGAAGTACGTGAGATCCAGGTTGAGGCAGATGTCAGTGATGGTCTGCCTTCTTTTGCTATGGTAGGATTTCCCTCTGCCCAGGTGAGAGAGGCCCAGGAAAGAGTCCGGACTGCATTTAAGAACAACCGACTTTGTCTGCCACCAAAAAAAGTAACTGTAAATTTTGCACCTGCCGATATGAAAAAGGAAGGAGCCGGTTTTGACCTGCCTGTGGCGGCTGCAGTACTTGCGGCTGCCGGAATTCTGGAACCGGATCTTCTGGAAGGAGTTATGATCGTAGGAGAGATCAGTCTGAATGGAGAGATCCATGGGGTTGCCGGAGTTTTGCCACGGGTGATCCGCGCAAGAGAGATGGGCTTACGCTTTTGCGTTATTCCGGAGGAAAATATCCGGGAGGGGAATCTGGTGAAGGATATGCCGGTGTTTGGAGTAAAAAGTCTGAATGACATGATCCGATGTCTGAGAGACCCAAACACTTATACAAATGAGTATCAGGAAAAAGAAAAAACAGAAAATAAACCGGAAAAACCAAATGTTGATTTTGCGGACATCTGCGGGCAGGAAGGAGCCCGGCGCGCGGCCGAGATCGCAGTGAGCGGTTTTCATAATATTCTTTTTATCGGACCGCCAGGATCCGGAAAGACCATGCTGGCAAGACGTCTGCCTACTATTATGCCGGAGATGACATTTGAGGAAAGCCTGGAAATCACCAAGGTATACAGTGTGGCAGGACTTCTCACGGAAAAAGATCCGCTGATCCGGCAGAGGCCTTTTCGAAGTCCGCATCATACCAGTTCCCCTCAGGCTCTGGCAGGTGGCGGCAGGATACCGGGACCGGGGGAGATCACTCTTGCACACAGAGGTGTGCTTTTTCTGGATGAGATGCCGGAATTTTCCAGAAAAAGCCTGGAGATCCTGCGTCAGCCGCTGGAAGATAAGGAGATCCATCTGTCCAGAGCTGCCGGAACTTATATTTTTCCGGCCAGTTTTATGCTGGCGGCAGCGATGAATCCCTGTCCCTGCGGATTTTACCCGGATATGAACAGATGTCGCTGTACATCAGGGGAGATCACGCATTATCTTGGAAAGATCAGCCAGCCTCTCCTGGAGCGTATTGATATCTGCACGGAAGTTCCGGCAGTGAGTTTTTCAAAAATGAAAAAGAAAATTGCAGGGGAATCCTCTGCTCAAATAAGAAAGAGGGTGGAAGCAGTACAGGAGATCCAGAGAGAACGTTACAAAAAGGAAAAATTTTGCTTCAATGGGGAGCTTGACGGAAGAAAACTGGAGAAATACTGTGTAATGACGGGAGGGGCAGACAAACTTCTGGAGCAGGCATATGAGCAGTTTCAATTCAGTACCAGAGCATATCATAAGATCCTGAAAACGGCCAGGACCATCGCGGATATGGAATCTTCCGAAAAGATAAAGGAAGAACATATCTGCGAGGCGTTGGCTTACCGGGCATATGACAAGAAATACTGGTCATAA
- the dprA gene encoding DNA-processing protein DprA codes for MEEIQQTRIRCARKDSSVYPARLKELPGMPKQLYYIGSFPDDAKPTAAIVGARLCSPYGRIQAFNYGKFLSEHGVQVISGMAAGIDAEGHKGALEGGTPTFAVLGNGVDICYPSSSRGIYRRIPEKNGGIISEYEPGTKGRAYYFPARNRIISGLADLVLVVEAKEKSGSLITAACALEQGKMVYAIPGAVNDALSRGCHKLIYDGAGIAYSPEILLDEWGLSVKKKTNLSEKSKLGLATDLDLVYSCLDLRPKNLDHIIRKTGFSPGKTAGILGQLILMGLVKETGRQYYIRLE; via the coding sequence ATGGAAGAAATACAGCAAACAAGGATCCGGTGTGCCCGGAAGGACAGTAGTGTTTATCCGGCAAGACTTAAGGAACTTCCCGGTATGCCAAAACAATTATATTACATTGGAAGCTTTCCGGATGATGCCAAACCTACAGCGGCGATCGTGGGAGCAAGGCTGTGCAGTCCTTACGGACGGATACAGGCCTTTAATTACGGAAAATTCTTAAGCGAACATGGTGTACAGGTGATCAGCGGTATGGCGGCCGGCATTGATGCTGAGGGCCACAAGGGTGCTCTGGAAGGTGGTACCCCGACCTTTGCCGTGCTGGGAAATGGTGTGGACATCTGTTATCCTTCATCCAGCAGAGGTATTTACCGGAGGATCCCCGAAAAAAACGGAGGGATCATCAGCGAATATGAACCAGGTACCAAAGGCAGGGCATATTATTTTCCGGCAAGGAACCGGATCATCAGCGGACTGGCAGATCTGGTGCTTGTGGTGGAAGCAAAAGAAAAGAGCGGATCACTGATCACAGCTGCCTGTGCACTGGAACAGGGGAAGATGGTATATGCCATTCCGGGAGCAGTAAATGATGCTCTGAGCAGAGGCTGTCACAAGCTGATCTACGACGGAGCAGGAATTGCATACTCTCCGGAAATACTTCTGGATGAGTGGGGATTATCTGTGAAAAAAAAGACAAATTTGTCTGAAAAAAGCAAGTTAGGACTTGCAACGGATTTGGATTTGGTGTATAGTTGTCTCGATTTACGACCAAAAAATCTGGATCATATTATAAGAAAAACCGGTTTTTCACCGGGAAAAACAGCCGGGATCCTGGGACAGCTTATTTTGATGGGGCTTGTGAAGGAAACCGGGAGACAGTATTATATCAGACTTGAATAA
- the topA gene encoding type I DNA topoisomerase yields MAKNLVIVESPAKMKTVKKFLGANYTVEASNGHVRDFPKSQFGIDVDNDFEPKYITIRGKGELLAKLRKEAKKADKIYLATDPDREGEAISWHLMQALKTDTAKMHRITFNEVTKTAVKASIKQARELDMNLVDAQQARRMLDRMVGYTISPLLWAKVKRGLSAGRVQSVALRIICDREDEINAFIPEEYWSLEGEFQVKGEKKPLIAKFYGTDKKLPIRNRQEMDEILKSLEDCKYEITEVKKGERIKNAPLPFTTSTLQQEAAKTLNFSTQKTMRLAQQLYEGVDVKGSGTVGLISYLRTDSTRISEEADAAARTYISEQYGLDYVSQTEKAIKNGQKIQDAHEAIRPTDIARTPVLVKESLTRDQFRLYQLIWRRFAASRMAPARYETTSVKIGAGEYVFTVAASKVAFDGFMSVYTEEGDDKKGNVLSQSLERGMELKLKELKPEQHFTQPPAHYTEASLVKTMEELGIGRPSTYAPTITTIISRRYVSKEQKNLYVTELGEVVNNIMKQAFPSIVDVNFTATMEGLLDCVEAGTVQWKTVVRNFYPDLKHDVDEAEKELEKVDIQDEVTDVICDNCGRNMVIKYGPHGRFLACPGFPDCRNTKPYYEKIGVACPKCGGEIVMKKTKKGRKYYGCENNPECDFMSWQKPSAKKCPKCGNYMLEKGNKLVCSQETCGYVEQKPKDED; encoded by the coding sequence ATGGCCAAAAATCTGGTGATAGTAGAGTCACCTGCTAAAATGAAGACAGTAAAGAAATTTCTGGGGGCAAATTATACAGTAGAAGCGTCCAACGGTCATGTGAGGGATTTTCCAAAGAGCCAGTTTGGTATTGACGTGGACAATGATTTTGAACCGAAGTATATTACAATACGTGGAAAGGGTGAGCTTCTTGCAAAACTTCGCAAAGAAGCAAAAAAAGCAGATAAGATCTATCTTGCAACTGACCCTGACCGTGAGGGAGAAGCAATTTCCTGGCATTTGATGCAGGCTTTGAAGACAGATACTGCAAAGATGCACAGGATCACATTTAACGAGGTAACAAAAACAGCAGTTAAGGCTTCCATCAAGCAGGCCAGGGAACTGGACATGAACCTGGTAGATGCACAGCAGGCAAGGCGTATGCTGGATCGTATGGTAGGTTATACCATCAGTCCGCTGCTCTGGGCCAAGGTAAAAAGAGGCTTAAGTGCAGGCCGTGTACAGTCTGTGGCACTGCGTATCATCTGTGACAGAGAAGATGAGATCAATGCATTCATTCCTGAAGAATACTGGAGCCTGGAGGGTGAATTTCAGGTAAAGGGTGAGAAGAAGCCGTTGATAGCCAAGTTCTATGGAACGGATAAAAAACTTCCGATCAGAAACCGTCAGGAAATGGATGAGATTCTGAAAAGTCTGGAAGACTGTAAATATGAGATCACAGAAGTAAAAAAAGGTGAGAGGATCAAGAACGCTCCCCTTCCGTTTACCACAAGTACTCTGCAGCAGGAAGCTGCCAAGACATTGAATTTTTCTACGCAGAAGACTATGCGCCTGGCACAGCAGTTATATGAAGGTGTGGATGTAAAAGGCAGTGGTACGGTAGGTCTGATCTCCTATCTGCGTACAGATTCCACTCGAATTTCAGAGGAAGCAGATGCAGCAGCAAGAACTTATATTTCTGAGCAGTATGGTTTAGATTATGTTTCTCAGACAGAGAAGGCAATCAAAAACGGACAGAAGATACAGGATGCTCATGAGGCAATCCGTCCTACAGATATTGCGAGGACACCAGTTCTGGTGAAGGAATCCCTGACCAGGGATCAGTTCCGTTTATATCAGCTGATCTGGAGACGTTTTGCGGCAAGCAGAATGGCACCGGCACGTTATGAGACCACGTCTGTCAAGATCGGAGCAGGTGAGTATGTGTTTACGGTTGCGGCATCCAAGGTTGCCTTTGATGGTTTTATGTCTGTGTACACAGAAGAGGGCGATGACAAAAAGGGCAATGTTTTAAGTCAAAGTCTGGAGAGGGGTATGGAGCTGAAGCTGAAAGAGCTGAAGCCGGAGCAGCATTTTACACAGCCGCCGGCACATTACACAGAGGCGTCACTTGTAAAGACCATGGAAGAGCTTGGAATCGGACGTCCAAGTACGTATGCGCCGACCATCACAACGATCATCAGCAGACGCTATGTATCCAAGGAACAGAAAAATCTTTACGTCACAGAGCTTGGAGAGGTTGTTAATAATATTATGAAACAGGCTTTTCCAAGTATTGTGGATGTAAACTTTACAGCAACTATGGAGGGGCTTTTGGACTGCGTGGAAGCTGGTACTGTACAGTGGAAAACGGTTGTACGTAACTTCTATCCGGATCTGAAGCATGATGTGGATGAGGCTGAAAAAGAACTTGAGAAAGTTGATATACAGGATGAGGTTACGGATGTGATCTGCGACAACTGTGGCCGCAACATGGTGATCAAGTATGGTCCTCATGGAAGATTTCTTGCATGTCCCGGATTTCCGGACTGCCGTAATACAAAACCATATTATGAGAAAATCGGTGTTGCATGTCCGAAGTGCGGCGGCGAAATTGTCATGAAAAAAACGAAAAAAGGCAGAAAATATTACGGATGTGAGAATAATCCGGAATGTGATTTTATGTCCTGGCAGAAACCTTCTGCAAAGAAATGTCCGAAATGTGGTAATTATATGCTCGAAAAGGGAAATAAACTGGTTTGTAGCCAGGAAACCTGTGGATATGTGGAACAAAAACCAAAAGATGAAGATTGA
- the codY gene encoding GTP-sensing pleiotropic transcriptional regulator CodY: MSVQLLDKTRKINKLLHNSSSSKVVFNDICQVLMETLSSNILVLSKKGKVLGVSICPGVDEITELIDDKIGGHIDPLLNERFLGVLSTKENVNLQTLGFEHVPGNYQGIVNPIDIAGERLGTLFMYRNDHPYDIEDIIVSEYGTTVVGLEMMRAVHDENAEEDRKQQIVKSAFSTLSFSELEAIIHIFDELDGDEGILVASKIADRVGITRSVIVNALRKFESAGVIESRSSGMKGTYIKVLNEVIFDELEEIKAQRSKKA; this comes from the coding sequence ATGAGCGTTCAGTTGCTAGATAAAACTAGAAAAATCAATAAGCTTCTGCATAACAGCAGCTCAAGCAAGGTAGTGTTTAACGACATTTGTCAGGTGCTCATGGAAACCTTAAGTTCCAATATCCTGGTACTCAGTAAGAAAGGTAAGGTTCTGGGAGTCAGTATCTGCCCGGGTGTGGATGAGATCACAGAGCTGATCGATGACAAGATTGGCGGACATATCGACCCGTTATTAAATGAGAGATTTCTTGGTGTTCTTTCCACAAAGGAGAATGTCAATCTCCAGACACTTGGCTTTGAGCATGTACCCGGAAATTATCAGGGAATCGTGAATCCGATCGATATTGCAGGTGAGAGACTGGGAACGTTATTCATGTACCGCAATGATCATCCCTATGATATTGAAGATATTATCGTCAGCGAGTATGGTACAACAGTTGTAGGCCTGGAAATGATGCGTGCGGTTCATGATGAGAACGCGGAAGAAGACAGAAAACAGCAGATCGTTAAATCGGCATTCAGTACACTGTCCTTCTCAGAGCTTGAGGCGATCATCCATATCTTTGATGAGCTGGATGGGGATGAGGGTATCCTGGTTGCCAGCAAGATTGCTGACCGTGTAGGTATCACCAGATCTGTGATCGTAAATGCATTGCGTAAATTCGAGAGTGCAGGTGTGATCGAATCCCGTTCATCCGGTATGAAGGGAACTTACATTAAAGTTCTTAATGAAGTGATCTTTGATGAGCTTGAGGAGATAAAAGCACAGAGAAGCAAGAAGGCATAA
- the groES gene encoding co-chaperone GroES, translating to MKLVPLGDRVVLKQVEAEETTASGIVLPGQAQEKPQQAEVIAVGPGGVVNGKEVKMEVEVGNTVIYSKYAGTEVKMDGTDYIIVKQEDILAIIK from the coding sequence ATGAAGTTAGTACCTTTAGGCGACAGAGTAGTATTAAAACAGGTTGAAGCAGAAGAAACAACAGCATCCGGGATTGTGCTTCCGGGACAGGCACAGGAGAAACCACAGCAGGCAGAGGTTATTGCAGTTGGACCTGGCGGAGTTGTAAACGGGAAAGAAGTAAAAATGGAAGTAGAAGTCGGAAATACTGTTATCTATTCCAAATATGCAGGAACAGAAGTAAAGATGGATGGAACTGATTATATTATTGTAAAGCAGGAAGATATCCTGGCAATCATTAAATAA
- the groL gene encoding chaperonin GroEL (60 kDa chaperone family; promotes refolding of misfolded polypeptides especially under stressful conditions; forms two stacked rings of heptamers to form a barrel-shaped 14mer; ends can be capped by GroES; misfolded proteins enter the barrel where they are refolded when GroES binds) gives MAKEIKYGAEARAALEAGVNKLADTVRVTLGPKGRNVVLDKSFGAPLITNDGVSIAKEIELEDGFENMGAQIIKEVASKTNDVAGDGTTTATVLAQAMVHEGMKNLAAGANPIILRKGMKKATDVAVEAIKNMSQAINGKAQIANVAAISASDEQVGQLVADAMEKVSKDGVITVEESKTMHTELDLVEGMQFDRGYISAYMSTDMEKMEATLDDPYILITDKKISNIQEILPLLEQVVQAGAKLLIIAEDVEGEALTTLIVNKLRGTFQVVAVKAPGYGDRRKEMLQDIAILTGGQVISDELGLDLKEAKMEQLGRAKSVKVAKENTVIVDGLGDKEDIAKRVAQIRAQIEETKSEFDKEKLQERLAKLAGGVAVIRVGAATETEMKEAKLRLEDALAATRAAVEEGIIAGGGSAYIHASKEVAKLVATLEGDEKTGAAVIMKALEAPLFHIAANAGLEGSVIINKVRESEVGTGFDALNEKYVNMVENGILDPAKVTRSALQNATSVASTLLTTEAVVSTIKEDTPAPAPNPGMGMM, from the coding sequence ATGGCAAAAGAGATTAAATATGGCGCAGAAGCAAGAGCAGCACTTGAAGCTGGTGTAAATAAACTTGCAGATACAGTAAGAGTGACACTTGGACCGAAAGGAAGGAATGTAGTCCTTGACAAATCTTTCGGTGCTCCGCTTATCACAAACGATGGTGTTTCCATTGCAAAAGAGATTGAGCTTGAGGACGGATTTGAGAATATGGGTGCCCAGATCATCAAAGAAGTTGCATCCAAGACAAATGATGTAGCTGGTGATGGTACTACAACAGCAACCGTACTTGCACAGGCAATGGTACATGAGGGAATGAAGAACCTGGCTGCAGGCGCAAACCCGATTATCCTCAGAAAAGGAATGAAAAAAGCAACAGATGTTGCAGTAGAAGCAATCAAAAACATGAGCCAGGCGATCAACGGAAAAGCTCAGATTGCTAATGTAGCTGCAATCTCTGCAAGTGATGAGCAGGTTGGACAGCTTGTTGCAGACGCTATGGAGAAAGTTTCCAAAGATGGTGTTATCACTGTTGAGGAGTCCAAGACAATGCATACAGAGCTTGATCTGGTAGAAGGTATGCAGTTTGACCGTGGATATATTTCCGCATACATGTCAACAGATATGGAGAAGATGGAGGCAACTCTTGATGATCCGTACATCCTGATCACAGATAAGAAGATCAGCAATATTCAGGAGATCCTTCCGCTTCTTGAGCAGGTCGTTCAGGCAGGTGCAAAACTTCTCATCATCGCTGAGGATGTTGAGGGTGAGGCTCTTACAACCCTGATCGTTAACAAACTGAGAGGAACATTCCAGGTAGTAGCTGTTAAAGCTCCTGGTTATGGCGACAGAAGAAAAGAGATGCTTCAGGATATCGCAATCCTGACAGGCGGACAGGTAATCTCCGACGAGCTTGGCCTTGACCTGAAAGAAGCTAAGATGGAGCAGCTTGGACGTGCAAAATCTGTTAAAGTTGCAAAAGAGAACACCGTTATCGTTGATGGTCTTGGAGATAAAGAAGACATCGCAAAACGTGTTGCTCAGATCCGTGCACAGATCGAGGAGACAAAATCTGAGTTTGATAAAGAGAAACTTCAGGAGAGACTTGCAAAACTGGCTGGCGGCGTAGCTGTTATCCGTGTAGGTGCTGCTACTGAGACAGAGATGAAGGAAGCAAAACTTCGTCTGGAAGATGCTCTTGCAGCAACAAGAGCAGCTGTTGAGGAAGGTATCATCGCAGGTGGCGGATCCGCTTACATCCATGCATCCAAAGAAGTTGCAAAACTTGTTGCAACACTTGAGGGAGACGAGAAGACAGGTGCAGCTGTGATCATGAAAGCTCTTGAGGCTCCGCTGTTCCACATTGCCGCAAATGCAGGACTGGAAGGCTCTGTTATCATCAACAAAGTAAGAGAGTCTGAGGTTGGAACTGGTTTCGATGCTCTGAATGAGAAATATGTAAATATGGTTGAGAACGGAATTCTTGACCCGGCTAAAGTTACAAGAAGTGCTCTGCAGAACGCAACAAGCGTTGCATCTACACTCCTTACAACAGAAGCTGTAGTTTCCACGATCAAGGAGGATACTCCTGCTCCGGCACCAAACCCGGGAATGGGAATGATGTAA